From one Thalassobaculum sp. OXR-137 genomic stretch:
- a CDS encoding heme lyase CcmF/NrfE family subunit, which translates to MIAELGHLALAAALVVAVFQTVVPLYGAARRDSTLMEMAQPAALVQFAALIFAFGALTHAFVTSDFSVSNVAENSHSLKPMLYKVSGVWGNHEGSMLLWVLILSLFGAAVAAFGGNLPESLRARTIAIQGLIGIGFLAFILFTSNPFERVIPAPIDGRGLNPLLQDIGLALHPPMLYLGYVGLSTTFSFAVAALLEGRVDPSWARWVRPWTLAAWVALTAGITLGSGWAYYELGWGGWWFWDPVENASFMPWLAATALLHSAIVVEKRDALKSWTILLALIAFALSLLGTFLVRSGVLTSVHAFAVDPERGMFILVLLAIAIGGSFALYAWRAPTMEGGGVFRPISREGGLVLNNLLNATGAATVLIGTLYPLALETVTGEKVSVGPPFFEATFVPLMVPLIIALGIGPMLAWKRGDLAGALHNLWAAAIIAICVGMALAWLQGAPVGAALGMALAAWLAIAVLTEWADRVRLFRVPLSSSLSRAAGLPRSAYGMTLAHFGLAVFIVGAVGETYFSAEVVRYAAPGDKVEIAGHTLTFEGVTERAGPNFNAQVGSFVLEDGHRLESERRFFPAEGQQTTEAAIRVRPAGDLYTVLGEPADGDRWTIRVYYKTLVMWIWVGGFLMSLGGLVSLADRRLRVGAPAPRRARMDLAAAGGDD; encoded by the coding sequence TTGATCGCCGAGCTCGGCCATCTGGCCCTGGCCGCCGCCCTGGTCGTCGCGGTGTTCCAGACGGTCGTGCCGCTCTACGGCGCAGCGCGGCGTGATTCCACCTTGATGGAGATGGCGCAGCCGGCCGCCCTGGTGCAGTTCGCCGCCCTGATCTTTGCCTTCGGCGCACTGACTCACGCCTTTGTGACCTCCGACTTTTCGGTCTCCAACGTGGCCGAGAACTCCCATTCCCTGAAGCCGATGCTCTACAAGGTCTCGGGCGTGTGGGGGAACCACGAGGGCTCGATGCTGCTCTGGGTGCTGATCCTGTCGCTGTTCGGCGCGGCGGTGGCGGCCTTCGGCGGCAACCTGCCGGAAAGCCTGCGGGCGCGGACCATCGCGATCCAGGGCCTGATCGGCATCGGCTTCCTGGCCTTCATCCTGTTCACCTCCAACCCCTTCGAGCGGGTGATCCCGGCGCCGATCGACGGCCGCGGACTGAACCCCCTGCTGCAGGATATCGGCCTCGCCCTGCATCCGCCGATGCTCTACCTCGGCTATGTCGGGCTCTCGACCACCTTCTCCTTCGCCGTGGCCGCCCTGCTGGAAGGTCGCGTCGATCCGTCCTGGGCGCGCTGGGTGCGGCCCTGGACCCTGGCCGCCTGGGTGGCCCTGACCGCCGGCATCACGCTGGGCTCGGGCTGGGCCTATTACGAACTCGGCTGGGGCGGCTGGTGGTTCTGGGATCCCGTGGAGAACGCCAGCTTCATGCCCTGGCTGGCGGCGACCGCCCTGCTGCACTCCGCCATCGTGGTGGAGAAGCGCGACGCCCTGAAGAGCTGGACCATCCTGCTGGCCCTGATCGCCTTCGCCCTGTCGCTGCTCGGGACCTTCCTGGTCCGCTCCGGCGTGCTGACCAGCGTCCATGCCTTCGCGGTCGATCCGGAGCGCGGCATGTTCATCCTGGTTCTGCTCGCCATCGCCATCGGCGGCTCCTTCGCGCTCTACGCGTGGCGCGCGCCGACGATGGAGGGGGGCGGCGTGTTCCGCCCGATCAGCCGCGAGGGCGGGCTGGTGCTGAACAACCTGCTCAACGCCACCGGCGCCGCCACGGTCCTGATCGGCACCCTCTATCCGCTGGCGCTGGAGACCGTGACCGGCGAGAAGGTTTCCGTCGGCCCGCCGTTCTTCGAGGCGACGTTCGTGCCGCTGATGGTGCCGCTGATCATCGCGCTCGGCATCGGCCCGATGCTGGCCTGGAAGCGCGGCGATCTGGCCGGCGCCCTGCACAATCTCTGGGCCGCGGCCATCATCGCGATCTGCGTCGGCATGGCGCTGGCCTGGCTCCAGGGCGCGCCGGTCGGGGCCGCCCTGGGCATGGCGCTTGCCGCGTGGCTGGCAATCGCCGTGCTCACCGAATGGGCCGACCGGGTCCGCCTGTTCCGGGTGCCGCTGTCCTCCTCCCTGTCCCGCGCCGCCGGTCTGCCGCGCTCCGCATACGGCATGACCCTCGCCCATTTCGGGCTGGCGGTGTTCATCGTCGGCGCGGTCGGTGAGACCTATTTCAGCGCCGAGGTCGTGCGCTACGCGGCACCGGGCGACAAGGTTGAGATCGCCGGCCATACCCTCACCTTCGAGGGGGTCACCGAGCGCGCCGGTCCGAACTTCAACGCCCAGGTCGGCAGTTTCGTTCTGGAAGACGGCCATCGTCTGGAATCCGAACGCCGCTTCTTCCCGGCCGAGGGCCAGCAGACGACGGAGGCCGCGATCCGGGTGCGACCGGCCGGCGACCTCTACACCGTGCTCGGCGAGCCGGCCGACGGGGATCGCTGGACCATCCGCGTCTACTACAAGACCCTGGTGATGTGGATCTGGGTCGGCGGCTTCCTGATGTCGCTGGGCGGGCTGGTGTCGCTGGCCGACCGGCGCCTGCGCGTCGGCGCCCCGGCGCCGCGCCGCGCCCGGATGGATCTCGCCGCAGCCGGCGGAGACGACTGA
- the ccmE gene encoding cytochrome c maturation protein CcmE, with amino-acid sequence MTRKNQRIAMIVGGLAFLGIAAGLVLTAFEDSVVFFFSPTDLQAQPTDPERRIRIGGLVESGSVERGPADAEIRFVVTDGNTSLPVRYVGILPDLFREGQGIVAQGRLRDAVFQADEVLAKHDETYMPKEVADALKKQGHWKEGDPPPGTAAPGTAPNAGGDS; translated from the coding sequence ATGACCCGCAAGAACCAGCGCATCGCCATGATCGTCGGCGGCCTCGCCTTTCTCGGCATCGCCGCCGGGCTGGTGCTGACCGCATTCGAGGACAGCGTCGTCTTCTTCTTCAGTCCGACCGACCTGCAGGCGCAGCCGACCGATCCGGAGCGGCGCATCCGCATCGGCGGCCTCGTGGAAAGCGGCTCGGTCGAGCGCGGGCCCGCCGACGCGGAGATCCGGTTCGTGGTGACCGACGGCAATACCAGCCTGCCGGTGCGCTATGTGGGCATCCTGCCCGACCTGTTCCGCGAGGGTCAGGGCATCGTCGCCCAGGGGCGCCTGCGGGACGCCGTTTTCCAGGCCGACGAAGTCCTGGCCAAGCACGACGAGACCTACATGCCCAAGGAGGTCGCCGACGCGCTGAAGAAACAGGGTCACTGGAAGGAGGGCGATCCGCCGCCCGGCACGGCTGCTCCCGGGACCGCCCCGAACGCCGGAGGCGACTCTTGA
- a CDS encoding heme ABC transporter permease yields the protein MHRFANPTRFFRIANALLPVLGAVSAGLFAAGLYYALFDSPADYQQGETVRIMYVHVPAAWAALACYATMALAGASFLIWKHILADLAARAAAPIGAGFTLISLATGSLWGQPMWGTWWVWDARLTSVLILFFLYLGYIALVNAFDDQDRGGRAGAVLALVGAVNLPIIKFSVDWWNTLHQPASVLRMDGPSIAPEMLLPLMLMASAYFSLFGVMMILRLRSLYAGRRLRQMRLAAAAR from the coding sequence ATGCACCGCTTCGCCAACCCGACCCGGTTCTTCCGCATCGCCAACGCCCTCCTGCCGGTTCTGGGGGCGGTGTCGGCCGGCCTGTTCGCCGCCGGCCTGTATTACGCGCTGTTCGACAGCCCCGCCGATTACCAGCAAGGCGAGACGGTGCGGATCATGTATGTGCACGTGCCGGCGGCCTGGGCGGCCCTGGCCTGCTACGCGACCATGGCGCTGGCCGGCGCGTCCTTCCTGATCTGGAAGCATATCCTGGCGGATCTCGCGGCCCGGGCGGCCGCACCCATCGGCGCGGGCTTCACCCTGATCTCGCTCGCCACGGGGTCGCTCTGGGGTCAGCCGATGTGGGGCACCTGGTGGGTCTGGGACGCCCGGCTGACCTCCGTGCTGATCCTGTTCTTCCTGTATCTGGGCTATATCGCGCTGGTGAACGCCTTCGACGACCAGGACCGGGGCGGACGGGCCGGGGCGGTGCTGGCGCTGGTCGGCGCGGTCAACCTGCCGATCATCAAGTTCTCCGTCGACTGGTGGAACACCCTGCACCAGCCGGCCAGCGTGCTGCGCATGGACGGACCGTCCATCGCCCCGGAAATGCTGCTGCCGCTGATGCTGATGGCGAGCGCGTATTTCTCGCTGTTCGGTGTGATGATGATCCTCCGGCTGCGCAGCCTCTATGCCGGACGCCGCCTGCGCCAGATGCGGCTTGCCGCGGCGGCCCGTTAA
- the ccmA gene encoding heme ABC exporter ATP-binding protein CcmA, translated as MADFSTAPAPLTASELAVIRGGRPVFAGLSLALDVGGALRLAGPNGGGKSTVLRVVAGLLAPLRGRVNWNGAPIGDDPAAHGRRIAYLGHADALKSALTARENAETLLAVAGRRSQETLDRAFALLDLERLADLPAGWLSAGQRRRVALARVVASGAPLWLLDEPTVGLDAASVAALERAIAGHRSAGGMVIAATHIALDLGPGDATLDPGAFAWRPDAFDEMSQEGLV; from the coding sequence ATGGCCGATTTCTCCACAGCACCCGCCCCCCTGACCGCCTCCGAGCTCGCGGTGATCCGCGGCGGACGCCCGGTATTCGCCGGGCTGTCCCTGGCGCTGGACGTCGGCGGCGCCCTACGGCTGGCCGGTCCGAACGGCGGCGGCAAGAGCACCGTCCTGCGGGTCGTCGCCGGACTGCTGGCGCCGCTGCGGGGTCGGGTGAACTGGAACGGCGCGCCGATCGGCGACGATCCGGCCGCCCACGGCCGTCGCATCGCCTATCTGGGCCATGCGGACGCGCTGAAATCGGCGCTGACGGCGCGCGAGAATGCCGAAACCCTGTTGGCGGTCGCCGGACGGCGCTCCCAGGAAACCCTGGATCGGGCCTTCGCCCTGCTCGACCTGGAGCGGCTGGCCGATCTGCCGGCCGGATGGCTGTCGGCCGGCCAGCGCCGCCGGGTCGCCCTGGCCCGGGTCGTCGCCTCAGGGGCGCCGCTCTGGCTGCTGGACGAACCGACGGTCGGCCTCGATGCCGCCTCGGTCGCCGCGCTCGAGCGGGCCATCGCCGGCCACCGATCCGCCGGCGGCATGGTGATCGCCGCCACCCACATCGCCCTCGACCTCGGACCGGGCGATGCGACCCTGGACCCGGGCGCCTTCGCCTGGAGGCCCGATGCCTTCGACGAGATGTCGCAAGAGGGCCTGGTGTGA
- the ccmB gene encoding heme exporter protein CcmB, translated as MRPFLAVVARDLRLARRQGTDIAMTLAFFVVVVALFPLGLGPTPELLSRIAPAVLWVTALLAAMLSFDRLFQQDSEDGGLEQLALSGLPLSLLALAKACAHWLTTGLPMLVLAPLLAVSLNLAADAYWTLVATLAIGTPVVSLFGTVGAALVVGARRAGVLVALIVLPLLIPVLIFAVSAVEASGAGLSVRVHLLFLGAILAASIPLAPLAAGAALRQALD; from the coding sequence GTGAGACCGTTTCTCGCCGTCGTCGCCCGCGACCTGCGCCTCGCCCGGCGCCAGGGCACCGATATCGCGATGACCCTCGCCTTCTTTGTGGTCGTGGTCGCCCTGTTCCCGCTCGGCCTCGGCCCGACGCCGGAACTGCTGTCCCGGATCGCGCCGGCGGTGCTCTGGGTCACCGCCCTGCTCGCCGCGATGCTCTCCTTCGACCGGCTGTTCCAGCAGGATTCCGAAGACGGGGGGCTCGAGCAGCTCGCCCTGTCCGGCCTGCCCCTGTCGCTGCTGGCCCTGGCCAAGGCCTGCGCCCATTGGCTGACGACCGGGCTGCCGATGCTGGTGCTGGCGCCGCTGCTGGCCGTGAGCCTGAACCTCGCCGCCGATGCTTACTGGACCCTGGTCGCCACCCTGGCGATCGGCACGCCGGTGGTCAGCCTGTTCGGCACGGTGGGCGCCGCGCTGGTCGTCGGGGCGCGGCGGGCCGGCGTCCTGGTGGCGCTGATCGTCCTGCCCCTGCTGATCCCGGTACTGATCTTCGCGGTGTCCGCGGTGGAAGCGTCCGGCGCCGGGCTGTCGGTTCGGGTGCATCTGCTGTTTCTTGGCGCGATCCTGGCCGCCTCCATCCCGCTGGCGCCGCTTGCCGCGGGTGCCGCCTTGCGCCAGGCGCTCGACTGA
- the ccmD gene encoding heme exporter protein CcmD: protein MDYFSMGGYAAYVWPSYGIAALVLIGLLIHSWTGARRQEAEVARLRELGADIRRRAGEDRAEDGR from the coding sequence GTGGACTATTTCTCGATGGGTGGATACGCGGCATATGTCTGGCCGTCCTACGGCATCGCCGCGCTCGTGCTGATCGGCCTCCTGATCCATTCCTGGACTGGTGCCCGCCGCCAAGAGGCGGAAGTGGCCCGTCTGCGCGAGCTCGGCGCCGATATCCGTCGACGCGCCGGCGAAGACCGGGCGGAGGACGGACGATGA